From a region of the Methanoculleus receptaculi genome:
- the mcrB gene encoding coenzyme-B sulfoethylthiotransferase subunit beta — protein sequence MAKYKETIDLYDDTGKLLKSGVPLEKISPVINPATRKIIDLTKRTVAVNLGGIQDGLKAGKVAKGHVLGRELDLDIVGNKDAVVSKIKEMVQVEEGDDTNIREFSGGKLILVEVPKVRLEAASTYDVAITTVAAATTFAIVDQFNVGPFDAAMVKAAVWGSYPHTMDLSGANVTSILSIPQNNEGLGYALRNIPVNHVVMMTNKNAMQGAALSSTFEQAGMFEMGNAVGPFERAQLLAYAYQGLNANNLVYDLVKANGATGTIGTVVQSLVERAIEDKVITPGKKGGYFQFYDTKDPMLWNAYTAAGTMAATMVNCGAGRFAQAVSSTLLYFNDLVEHETGLPGCDYGRVMGTAVGFSFFSHSIYGGGGPGVFNGNHVVTRHAAGVAIPCVVAAMALDAGTQMFTPESTSKIYADTYGKVDVFNKPIQQIAQGV from the coding sequence ATGGCAAAATACAAAGAAACGATTGACCTGTACGATGATACAGGCAAACTGTTGAAGAGCGGTGTGCCGCTGGAGAAGATCAGCCCTGTGATCAACCCGGCGACCAGGAAGATTATCGACCTCACCAAGAGGACGGTTGCGGTCAACCTTGGTGGTATCCAGGATGGCCTGAAGGCCGGAAAGGTAGCAAAAGGGCATGTTCTCGGGCGTGAGCTGGACCTCGATATCGTCGGCAACAAGGACGCTGTGGTCTCCAAGATCAAGGAGATGGTCCAGGTCGAGGAGGGTGACGACACCAACATCCGCGAGTTCAGCGGCGGCAAACTCATCCTTGTTGAGGTGCCCAAAGTTCGCCTGGAGGCTGCATCCACCTACGATGTGGCGATTACCACGGTCGCTGCCGCGACGACCTTTGCGATCGTCGACCAGTTCAATGTCGGCCCATTCGACGCAGCTATGGTCAAGGCGGCAGTCTGGGGTTCCTACCCGCACACGATGGACCTTTCCGGTGCCAACGTCACGTCCATTCTGTCGATCCCCCAGAACAACGAAGGTCTTGGCTACGCACTCCGCAACATCCCGGTCAACCATGTCGTCATGATGACCAACAAGAACGCGATGCAGGGTGCAGCCCTCTCGTCCACCTTCGAGCAGGCAGGAATGTTTGAGATGGGGAACGCCGTCGGTCCGTTTGAGCGTGCCCAGCTCCTCGCCTACGCCTACCAGGGCCTGAACGCGAACAACCTGGTCTACGACCTCGTAAAGGCAAACGGCGCAACCGGGACGATCGGAACTGTCGTCCAGAGCCTGGTCGAGCGCGCCATCGAGGATAAGGTTATCACCCCCGGCAAGAAGGGCGGCTACTTCCAGTTCTACGACACGAAGGATCCGATGCTCTGGAACGCCTACACCGCTGCAGGAACCATGGCAGCCACGATGGTCAACTGTGGTGCCGGACGGTTCGCACAGGCGGTCTCGTCGACGCTGCTGTACTTCAACGATCTGGTTGAGCACGAGACGGGTCTTCCCGGCTGTGACTACGGTCGTGTGATGGGTACCGCCGTCGGGTTCTCGTTCTTCAGCCACTCGATCTACGGTGGCGGAGGCCCGGGTGTCTTCAACGGCAACCACGTCGTGACCCGCCATGCCGCAGGTGTGGCTATCCCGTGCGTGGTCGCTGCGATGGCGCTCGATGCCGGAACCCAGATGTTCACGCCGGAGAGCACCTCGAAGATCTACGCTGACACCTACGGTAAGGTCGACGTCTTCAACAAGCCGATCCAGCAGATCGCACAGGGTGTGTAA
- the mcrD gene encoding methyl-coenzyme M reductase operon protein D, translating into MTEAIYPQVRIVSARFLRPETAEKLLNRLVQVGGIRRMSINGPSLPATVPYGPARGQPNPHPDRKVIRVGDQDVQLEVQVGTIILELENESYIPAIGEAVDEVFEDKDFSCTVQQGRFMKTRATVSDYAKYGPDADTAVLGLVDPRKKEGPVIIQGNK; encoded by the coding sequence ATGACCGAAGCCATATACCCTCAGGTTCGAATCGTGTCTGCACGATTCCTCAGACCCGAAACAGCGGAAAAACTCCTGAACAGGCTTGTTCAGGTCGGCGGGATCCGCAGGATGTCCATAAATGGACCCAGCCTTCCCGCCACCGTTCCCTACGGCCCGGCACGGGGGCAGCCCAACCCCCACCCTGACCGTAAGGTTATCCGCGTCGGCGACCAGGATGTGCAGCTTGAGGTGCAGGTTGGAACAATCATCCTGGAGCTCGAGAACGAGTCGTACATCCCGGCTATCGGGGAAGCAGTCGACGAGGTCTTCGAAGATAAGGACTTCTCCTGCACAGTCCAGCAGGGGCGGTTTATGAAGACCCGGGCGACGGTGTCTGACTACGCAAAGTATGGACCTGATGCTGACACAGCGGTCCTTGGACTGGTCGATCCGAGGAAAAAAGAAGGCCCCGTTATCATACAGGGGAACAAGTGA
- the mcrC gene encoding methyl-coenzyme M reductase I operon protein C translates to MPIGRVTQVVDCRESMGMGKGGGLAQRGTISETRSPDVIVVGMSPGRRHVTKPVCDITSGLRREGAEFSVTTLVLNAGSGVPPDSPVAGHVLGAYFGLTPKEIAQIEQHKVAILHHGNVRSHVVQKVRFILEHANIRAIVVSQAPIDFEDLAKEGVRTAVVMPPPDRVRTKGIVMDIVSGVTRGQTPEREKLAEVIRAVMKVLKSQR, encoded by the coding sequence ATGCCGATCGGAAGAGTGACCCAGGTTGTCGATTGCCGCGAGAGCATGGGGATGGGAAAAGGAGGCGGTCTTGCCCAGCGCGGCACCATCTCCGAGACCAGGTCCCCTGACGTGATCGTGGTAGGCATGTCCCCGGGCCGCAGACACGTGACAAAACCGGTCTGCGACATAACCTCCGGTCTCCGGAGGGAGGGGGCAGAGTTCTCCGTGACCACGCTCGTCCTGAATGCAGGAAGCGGGGTTCCGCCGGACTCGCCAGTCGCGGGTCACGTTCTCGGAGCTTACTTCGGGCTTACTCCGAAAGAGATCGCCCAGATAGAGCAGCACAAGGTCGCCATCCTGCACCACGGGAATGTCCGCTCCCATGTGGTGCAGAAGGTGCGGTTTATCCTTGAGCACGCGAACATCCGGGCAATAGTGGTCTCCCAGGCCCCGATAGACTTCGAGGATCTTGCAAAAGAGGGGGTCAGGACAGCGGTGGTTATGCCGCCGCCTGACCGCGTAAGGACGAAAGGCATCGTTATGGATATCGTCAGCGGCGTGACACGGGGTCAGACACCTGAGAGGGAAAAGCTGGCAGAGGTCATCCGTGCAGTTATGAAAGTGCTAAAAAGCCAAAGATGA
- the mcrG gene encoding coenzyme-B sulfoethylthiotransferase subunit gamma, protein MAYKPQYGPGTSKVAANRRKQMDPTQKLEKMRDVTDEDIVLLLGHRAPGAAYPTSHPPLAEQQEPDCPIRKIVTPTDGAKAGDRVRYIQFTDSMFFAPCHPYQRTYTECYRFRGIDPGTLSGRQIVECRERDLEKYAKELVETELLDPARTGIRGATVHGHSLRLAENGMMFDMLQRSVLGEDGIVRYVKNQIGEPLDRPVVLGKPMDENWLKEHTTIFHSLGGTPFRNDTEYIEYVQRIHSLRTKYGFMPKEA, encoded by the coding sequence ATGGCATACAAGCCCCAATATGGACCGGGTACATCCAAGGTCGCCGCAAACCGGCGCAAGCAGATGGACCCAACCCAGAAACTTGAAAAGATGCGTGATGTAACTGATGAGGACATTGTGCTGCTTCTTGGCCACAGGGCGCCGGGAGCCGCCTATCCGACGTCCCACCCGCCGCTCGCCGAGCAGCAGGAGCCTGACTGCCCCATCAGGAAGATTGTAACACCGACAGACGGTGCAAAGGCCGGTGACCGCGTCCGCTACATCCAGTTCACGGACTCGATGTTCTTCGCGCCCTGCCACCCCTACCAGAGGACATACACCGAGTGCTACCGCTTCCGCGGTATCGACCCGGGTACACTCTCCGGCCGCCAGATCGTCGAGTGTCGTGAGCGTGACCTGGAGAAGTACGCAAAAGAACTTGTCGAGACCGAACTGCTCGACCCGGCCCGCACAGGCATCCGTGGTGCGACGGTGCACGGCCACTCGCTCCGCCTTGCCGAGAACGGCATGATGTTTGATATGCTCCAGAGGAGCGTGCTCGGCGAGGACGGGATCGTCCGCTACGTCAAGAACCAGATCGGCGAGCCGCTCGACCGGCCGGTTGTTCTCGGCAAGCCGATGGACGAGAACTGGCTCAAGGAGCACACGACGATCTTCCACTCGCTTGGTGGCACGCCGTTCCGTAACGACACCGAGTACATCGAGTACGTCCAGCGCATCCACTCGCTGCGGACGAAATACGGCTTCATGCCGAAGGAGGCGTGA
- the mcrA gene encoding coenzyme-B sulfoethylthiotransferase subunit alpha — protein sequence MAKIERTQKLFLKSLKEKFQGQDVQSNTTEYYKFGGIRQSARKMEFVKASRAVEMERGISMYDPVRCHLGGIPLGQRQLMTYEVSGTGVFVEGDDLHFVNNAAMQQFWDDIRRTVIVNMDLAHQTLQKRLGKEVTPETINEYLHVLNHAMPGAAVVQEHMVETHPGLVDDCYVKVFSGDQELVDDLEPQFVIDVEKLFPAKQAEALSAAVGKSLWQAIHIPTTVVRTCDGGTTSRWSAMQLGMSFIGAYRMCAGEAAVADLAFAAKHAGVIQMASHLPARRARGPNEPGGLAFGLFSDIIQANRKYPNDPAKASLEVVGAGTMLYDQIWLGSYMSGGVGFTQYATAAYTDNILDEFTYYGMDYIKDKYKVDWKNPSPDDRVKPTQEVVNDITTEVALNAMEQYEQYPTMMEDHFGGSQRAGVIAAACGLSTSIATGNSNAGLNGWYLSMLLHKDGWSRLGFFGYDLQDQCGSANSLSIRGDEGAIGEVRGPNYPNYAMNVGHQGEYAAIVGGAHYGRGDAWCFDPRVKICFADPALKFDFAEPRREFAKGAIREFMPAGERSLIIPAR from the coding sequence ATGGCAAAGATTGAGAGGACCCAGAAGCTGTTCCTGAAATCCCTCAAGGAGAAGTTCCAGGGACAGGATGTCCAGTCTAACACGACGGAGTACTACAAGTTCGGCGGGATCAGACAGTCCGCACGGAAGATGGAGTTCGTAAAGGCGAGCCGTGCCGTCGAGATGGAGCGCGGTATCTCCATGTACGACCCCGTGCGCTGCCACCTTGGCGGTATCCCGCTCGGCCAGCGCCAGCTGATGACCTACGAGGTCTCCGGCACCGGCGTCTTCGTGGAGGGCGACGACCTTCACTTCGTCAACAACGCTGCGATGCAGCAGTTCTGGGACGATATCAGGAGAACCGTCATCGTCAACATGGACCTCGCCCACCAGACGCTGCAGAAGCGTCTCGGAAAGGAGGTCACCCCGGAGACCATCAACGAGTATCTCCACGTGCTGAACCACGCGATGCCCGGTGCGGCCGTCGTCCAGGAGCACATGGTCGAGACCCACCCCGGCCTTGTCGACGACTGTTACGTCAAGGTCTTTTCCGGCGACCAGGAGCTCGTAGACGACCTGGAGCCCCAGTTCGTCATCGACGTCGAGAAACTCTTCCCGGCCAAGCAGGCAGAGGCCCTCTCCGCCGCAGTAGGGAAGTCTCTCTGGCAGGCGATCCACATCCCGACGACGGTTGTCCGGACGTGCGATGGCGGAACGACCTCTCGCTGGTCTGCGATGCAGCTCGGTATGTCCTTCATCGGGGCTTACCGGATGTGCGCCGGTGAAGCGGCTGTTGCCGACCTGGCTTTCGCTGCAAAGCACGCGGGTGTCATCCAGATGGCGTCCCACCTGCCCGCCCGGCGTGCCCGCGGCCCGAACGAGCCCGGTGGTCTGGCATTCGGTCTCTTCAGCGACATCATCCAGGCGAACCGGAAGTACCCCAACGACCCCGCGAAGGCCTCGCTCGAGGTTGTCGGCGCCGGAACCATGCTCTACGACCAGATCTGGCTTGGATCATACATGTCCGGCGGTGTCGGGTTCACCCAGTACGCGACCGCGGCATACACCGACAACATCCTGGATGAGTTCACATACTACGGTATGGACTACATCAAGGACAAGTACAAGGTCGACTGGAAGAACCCGAGCCCGGACGACAGAGTCAAGCCGACCCAGGAGGTCGTCAACGACATCACAACCGAGGTCGCCCTCAACGCCATGGAGCAGTACGAGCAGTACCCGACCATGATGGAGGACCACTTCGGCGGGTCACAGCGTGCCGGTGTCATCGCCGCTGCCTGCGGTCTCTCGACCTCGATTGCGACCGGGAACTCCAACGCCGGCCTGAACGGCTGGTACCTCTCCATGCTCCTCCACAAGGACGGCTGGTCACGTCTCGGGTTCTTCGGCTACGACCTCCAGGACCAGTGCGGTTCCGCGAACTCACTCTCCATCCGTGGAGACGAGGGCGCGATCGGCGAGGTTCGCGGCCCGAACTACCCGAACTACGCGATGAACGTCGGCCACCAGGGTGAGTACGCTGCAATCGTCGGCGGTGCCCACTACGGCCGCGGCGACGCCTGGTGCTTCGACCCGCGGGTGAAGATCTGCTTCGCCGACCCGGCGCTGAAGTTCGACTTTGCCGAACCACGCCGCGAGTTCGCGAAGGGTGCAATCCGCGAGTTCATGCCTGCCGGCGAGCGTTCGCTCATCATACCGGCCCGGTAA
- the mtrE gene encoding tetrahydromethanopterin S-methyltransferase subunit E, which yields MEEIVFGIGITALAGALATIAGAAEDTESDIGSQGDPNSQVQLAPQMGYVHRIFNKAIAGEPPAYGLWVALGAGLAWAFMAMQINPILAIVLGSALAVFVQGVYATTAYLGRTASLSKFEQPVYVDILKSMTTVTMAHAFVAIFATVTVCHLMNSALGHPFPLPLLGLVWGIALGAAGSATGNPFYGKERQYQNQAFGAGVPIAASGNIVRYAEAGQRNSIDNGFFSAKLGGPASGICFGLIVFFELWRTVVFEPVAAGWGAILVGVVVILIFAIIDRYIEVWARKTFGPYVAPEEASS from the coding sequence ATGGAAGAGATCGTATTTGGCATCGGCATTACCGCATTGGCAGGCGCTCTTGCAACCATAGCCGGCGCTGCGGAAGACACTGAATCTGATATAGGATCACAGGGTGACCCGAACTCGCAGGTTCAGCTGGCTCCGCAGATGGGATACGTTCACCGCATATTTAACAAGGCAATTGCCGGTGAACCTCCCGCGTACGGCCTCTGGGTTGCTCTGGGTGCAGGCCTTGCCTGGGCATTCATGGCGATGCAGATAAACCCGATACTTGCAATCGTGCTCGGGAGCGCTCTCGCGGTCTTCGTGCAGGGTGTCTATGCGACAACCGCATACCTGGGGCGTACTGCAAGTCTCTCCAAGTTTGAACAGCCGGTCTACGTCGATATCCTGAAATCGATGACGACCGTGACCATGGCGCACGCGTTTGTAGCGATCTTTGCTACAGTCACGGTGTGTCACCTGATGAACAGCGCGCTCGGTCACCCCTTCCCGCTCCCGCTGCTGGGTCTTGTATGGGGTATCGCGCTTGGCGCGGCCGGATCTGCGACGGGTAACCCGTTCTATGGAAAGGAGCGGCAGTACCAGAATCAGGCTTTCGGTGCTGGTGTTCCGATTGCCGCGTCCGGCAACATTGTCCGCTACGCCGAGGCCGGTCAGCGGAACTCGATTGACAACGGTTTCTTCAGCGCCAAACTCGGTGGTCCGGCATCGGGCATCTGTTTTGGGCTGATCGTCTTCTTCGAACTCTGGCGCACTGTGGTATTTGAACCAGTCGCTGCCGGATGGGGTGCGATACTGGTCGGCGTTGTTGTGATTCTCATCTTTGCCATAATCGACCGCTACATCGAGGTCTGGGCAAGAAAGACCTTCGGTCCATACGTGGCGCCTGAGGAGGCATCGTCATGA
- the mtrD gene encoding tetrahydromethanopterin S-methyltransferase subunit D: MTALGAPKQTAGVQPPTGMGIVLSIVLIVIALALAYLLLQMAGLVALIGIVIGGALVAFGVHFVPVGGAPAAMGQSPGITTGVAMLAAGAGLAGLFAGAWAAPLGLAIAVASGAIGGGLLMAITCTMVNIIYVFGMGIPAASGKVAKDPITGDTFPEYKSQGTEGHGLPFVSWVGGVIGGALGGFGGTLIYLELLGVYQAQLPVLLGATVEQIAPVAISLAGIFAVGMFLVNAVLAAYNITGTIEGPHDPKFKRFPRAIIASAVASAVAGIVALGLFQLLGVF, encoded by the coding sequence ATGACCGCTCTCGGTGCACCTAAACAGACGGCGGGTGTTCAGCCGCCGACTGGTATGGGTATCGTTCTCAGTATAGTTCTCATCGTCATTGCGCTTGCACTTGCCTACCTCCTGCTGCAGATGGCCGGGCTGGTAGCTCTTATCGGCATCGTCATCGGCGGCGCCCTGGTCGCGTTCGGCGTCCACTTCGTCCCGGTCGGCGGCGCGCCTGCTGCAATGGGGCAATCACCCGGCATCACAACAGGTGTCGCGATGCTTGCTGCCGGTGCCGGTCTGGCCGGACTCTTTGCCGGTGCATGGGCTGCCCCGCTTGGACTTGCTATCGCTGTTGCCAGCGGTGCGATCGGTGGCGGGCTTCTGATGGCGATCACCTGTACGATGGTCAACATCATCTACGTCTTTGGCATGGGTATCCCGGCGGCTTCGGGTAAGGTCGCAAAGGATCCAATCACGGGCGACACCTTCCCCGAGTACAAGAGCCAGGGCACGGAGGGGCACGGCCTGCCGTTTGTCTCCTGGGTTGGCGGTGTCATCGGCGGTGCGCTTGGCGGTTTTGGTGGGACCCTCATCTATCTTGAGCTTCTGGGGGTTTACCAGGCTCAGCTGCCGGTACTTCTGGGCGCAACGGTCGAGCAGATCGCGCCTGTTGCGATCTCGCTTGCAGGCATCTTCGCTGTCGGCATGTTCCTGGTCAACGCTGTGCTTGCGGCATACAACATCACCGGTACCATTGAAGGGCCGCATGACCCCAAGTTCAAGCGGTTCCCGAGGGCGATCATCGCATCCGCCGTGGCATCCGCTGTTGCAGGCATCGTTGCACTCGGGCTGTTCCAACTACTGGGGGTATTCTAA